The window TTAACGTAATCAATACGGCTAGAAATATTTAGTGGAAGTGAGTAATGAGTAGTGAGTATTGAGACATGAGGAACATAACTGCCTCAACCATATCAATGCCTATACTCAATACCAATACCCAATACCCAATATATTCAACAAATGGCAATATTATCAAAAGAAGAGGCACGCAGCTTAATGGAAAAGGTGATCAGCCTTTCCCGAGCTGATGAATGCGTGGTAAACCTTAATAGCACTGAAGGAGGCAACATCCGATATGCCCGCAATTCAGTATCTACCAGCGGGGCAGAAGAAAATTCAACCCTGATCGTCAGCAGTTCTTTCGGTAAAAAAAGCGGCACCAGTACCATCAATGAGTTTGATGAAGCATCGCTTGAAAAAGTGGTGCGCCGCAGTGAAGAGCTGGCTAAGCTGGCGCCGGAAAACCCTGAATTTATGGGAGCCATGGAGCCCCAGCAGTACCTGGAATCAAAATCATACTTCAAAAGCACCGATGATATATCTCCTGATCAGCGGGCAAACTTTGCGGCCAGCAGTATAAACCCTGCCGCTGCTAAAAATATCACCGCAGCCGGATTTATGGAAGATAAAGCCGGCTTTAGTGCCATGATGAACTCCAGGGGTCTTTTTGCCTATAACCAGTTCAGCGATGTGGATTTTACTGTTACCATGCGTACAGAAGATGGCACCGGATCGGGATGGGTAAGACGCGATTTCAATGATGTAAAAAAGCTTGATACTGGCGAGGCATCACAAATCGCCATCGAAAAGGCAATGCGCTCACGCAATCCAAAGGCCATTGAACCAGGTAAG of the Flammeovirgaceae bacterium 311 genome contains:
- a CDS encoding DNA gyrase modulator family protein (COG0312 Predicted Zn-dependent proteases and their inactivated homologs); the protein is MAILSKEEARSLMEKVISLSRADECVVNLNSTEGGNIRYARNSVSTSGAEENSTLIVSSSFGKKSGTSTINEFDEASLEKVVRRSEELAKLAPENPEFMGAMEPQQYLESKSYFKSTDDISPDQRANFAASSINPAAAKNITAAGFMEDKAGFSAMMNSRGLFAYNQFSDVDFTVTMRTEDGTGSGWVRRDFNDVKKLDTGEASQIAIEKAMRSRNPKAIEPGKYTVILEPAAASDLISNMMSSMGARNADEGRSFLSKKGGGTKLGEKLVDERVKIYSDPQHPEAPFATWSGDGVPLKKTSWIENGVVKNMYYDRYWASKQGREALPAPARFVMEGGNASLEEMIKNTKRGVLVTRLWYIRAVDPQTLLYTGLTRDGTFYIENGKIMYPVKNFRFNESPIIMLNNLEALGKPQRVEGNLVPPMKIRDFTFTSLSDAV